The following proteins come from a genomic window of Falco cherrug isolate bFalChe1 chromosome Z, bFalChe1.pri, whole genome shotgun sequence:
- the RIOK2 gene encoding serine/threonine-protein kinase RIO2 isoform X2, whose translation MGKLNVVMLRYLSKEHFRVLTAVEMGMKNHEIVPASLIASIASLKHGGCNKILRELVKHRLLAYERTKTVQGYRLTNAGYDYLALKTLSSRQVIHSVGNQMGVGKESDIYIVANEEEQQFALKLHRLGRTSFRSLKNKRDYHKHRHKMSWLYLSRLAAMKEFAYMKALHDRKFPVPKPVDYNRHAVVMELIDGYPLCQVHHVEDPASVYSELMDLIVNLANHGLIHGDFNEFNLILDNDDHVTMIDFPQMVSTSHANAEWYFDRDVNCIKEFFKKRFNYESEVFPAFKDIRRECSLDREIAASGYTKEMLEDDDLLYPPGSDEDDNTTEISEFVEDAENKLNFFTKDKDSYEDFMSEMGYLSESRTCDNFMYVNEEADTTESSENTQRLSMSKLSSALEEVEGQAMLQKSGEDAESSAIAFFKGKSITENAAEVKNHTGQEECCNDEENEDKCPDLVDLSTLNEKFRSEESAEHRTRTKSISSVRSAGSCSTIPPELVKQKIKRQLTKHQKSVLRHRLQKGEANIYTKQRRENMHNIKSSLDAASFWG comes from the exons ATGGGGAAGCTGAACGTGGTGATGCTTCGGTACCTCTCCAAGGAGCACTTCAGGGTCCTGACAGCG GTGGAAATGGGCATGAAGAACCATGAAATAGTTCCTGCTAGCTTAATTGCTTCCATTGCCAGCCTTAAACATGGTGGTTGTAATAAAATTTTGAGGGAGTTGGTGAAGCACAGACTTCTAGCTTATGAACGAACTAAAA CTGTCCAGGGTTATCGGTTAACAAATGCAGGATATGATTACCTTGCTTTGAAAACTCTGTCTTCCCGACAAGTTATACATTCTGTTGGAAACCAGATGGGTGTTGGCAAAGAATCAG ATATTTACATTGTTGCAAATGAAGAGGAGCAACAGTTTGCATTGAAATTACATAGGCTTGGAAGAACTTCTTTTCgcagtctgaaaaataaacGTGACTACCACAAGCACAGACATAAAATGTCATGGCTGTATTTATCCCGGCTGGCAGCAATGAAGGAGTTTGCATATATGAAG GCTTTGCATGACAGAAAATTTCCTGTTCCAAAACCTGTGGACTACAACAGGCATGCAGTTGTTATGGAGCTCATTGATGGCTATCCTTT gtGCCAGGTGCACCACGTGGAAGATCCTGCCTCTGTCTACAGTGAATTAATGGATCTGATTGTAAATCTTGCCAATCATGGTTTGATTCATGGTGATTTCAATGAATTTAATCTCATATTGGATAATGATGACCATGTCACTATGATTGATTTCCCTCAGATGGTATCAACATCACATGCAAATGCTGAATG GTATTTTGACAGAGATGTTAACTGTATTAAGGAGTTCTTTAAGAAACGTTTCAACTATGAGAGTGAGGTCTTCCCAGCATTCAAAGACATCAG GAGAGAGTGTTCTCTTGATAGAGAGATCGCTGCCAGCGGCTATACAAAAGAAATGCTAGAAGATGATGACCTGCTTTACCCACCAGGTTCTGATGAGGATGATAATACAACAGAGATATCAGAATTTGTAGAAGATGCTGAGAATAAGCTCAACTTCTTCACCAAAGATAAAGACAGCTATGAAGACTTCATGTCTGAAATGGGTTATTTGTCTGAAAGCAGAACCTGTGACAACTTTATGTATGTCAATGAGGAGGCTGATACAACTGAAAGTAGTGAAAATACACAAAGGCTGAGTATGTCAAAGTTGAGTTCAGCCTTAGAAGAAGTTGAAGGGCAAGCTATGCTTCAGAAATCTGGTGAAGATGCAGAGAGTTCtgcaattgctttttttaagggCAAAAGCATAACTGAAAACGCTGCTGAAGTCAAAAATCACACAGGACAAGAGGAGTGCTGTAATGATGAGGAGAATGAAGACAAATGCCCTGATCTGGTTGACTTGTCAACTTTAAATGAGAAATTCAG AAGTGAAGAGAGTGCTGAGCACAGAACAAGGACTAAAAGTATCTCATCGGTCAGAAGTGCTGGGAGCTGTTCAACCATTCCACCG
- the RIOK2 gene encoding serine/threonine-protein kinase RIO2 isoform X1, translating to MGKLNVVMLRYLSKEHFRVLTAVEMGMKNHEIVPASLIASIASLKHGGCNKILRELVKHRLLAYERTKTVQGYRLTNAGYDYLALKTLSSRQVIHSVGNQMGVGKESDIYIVANEEEQQFALKLHRLGRTSFRSLKNKRDYHKHRHKMSWLYLSRLAAMKEFAYMKALHDRKFPVPKPVDYNRHAVVMELIDGYPLCQVHHVEDPASVYSELMDLIVNLANHGLIHGDFNEFNLILDNDDHVTMIDFPQMVSTSHANAEWYFDRDVNCIKEFFKKRFNYESEVFPAFKDIRRECSLDREIAASGYTKEMLEDDDLLYPPGSDEDDNTTEISEFVEDAENKLNFFTKDKDSYEDFMSEMGYLSESRTCDNFMYVNEEADTTESSENTQRLSMSKLSSALEEVEGQAMLQKSGEDAESSAIAFFKGKSITENAAEVKNHTGQEECCNDEENEDKCPDLVDLSTLNEKFRHYRSEESAEHRTRTKSISSVRSAGSCSTIPPELVKQKIKRQLTKHQKSVLRHRLQKGEANIYTKQRRENMHNIKSSLDAASFWG from the exons ATGGGGAAGCTGAACGTGGTGATGCTTCGGTACCTCTCCAAGGAGCACTTCAGGGTCCTGACAGCG GTGGAAATGGGCATGAAGAACCATGAAATAGTTCCTGCTAGCTTAATTGCTTCCATTGCCAGCCTTAAACATGGTGGTTGTAATAAAATTTTGAGGGAGTTGGTGAAGCACAGACTTCTAGCTTATGAACGAACTAAAA CTGTCCAGGGTTATCGGTTAACAAATGCAGGATATGATTACCTTGCTTTGAAAACTCTGTCTTCCCGACAAGTTATACATTCTGTTGGAAACCAGATGGGTGTTGGCAAAGAATCAG ATATTTACATTGTTGCAAATGAAGAGGAGCAACAGTTTGCATTGAAATTACATAGGCTTGGAAGAACTTCTTTTCgcagtctgaaaaataaacGTGACTACCACAAGCACAGACATAAAATGTCATGGCTGTATTTATCCCGGCTGGCAGCAATGAAGGAGTTTGCATATATGAAG GCTTTGCATGACAGAAAATTTCCTGTTCCAAAACCTGTGGACTACAACAGGCATGCAGTTGTTATGGAGCTCATTGATGGCTATCCTTT gtGCCAGGTGCACCACGTGGAAGATCCTGCCTCTGTCTACAGTGAATTAATGGATCTGATTGTAAATCTTGCCAATCATGGTTTGATTCATGGTGATTTCAATGAATTTAATCTCATATTGGATAATGATGACCATGTCACTATGATTGATTTCCCTCAGATGGTATCAACATCACATGCAAATGCTGAATG GTATTTTGACAGAGATGTTAACTGTATTAAGGAGTTCTTTAAGAAACGTTTCAACTATGAGAGTGAGGTCTTCCCAGCATTCAAAGACATCAG GAGAGAGTGTTCTCTTGATAGAGAGATCGCTGCCAGCGGCTATACAAAAGAAATGCTAGAAGATGATGACCTGCTTTACCCACCAGGTTCTGATGAGGATGATAATACAACAGAGATATCAGAATTTGTAGAAGATGCTGAGAATAAGCTCAACTTCTTCACCAAAGATAAAGACAGCTATGAAGACTTCATGTCTGAAATGGGTTATTTGTCTGAAAGCAGAACCTGTGACAACTTTATGTATGTCAATGAGGAGGCTGATACAACTGAAAGTAGTGAAAATACACAAAGGCTGAGTATGTCAAAGTTGAGTTCAGCCTTAGAAGAAGTTGAAGGGCAAGCTATGCTTCAGAAATCTGGTGAAGATGCAGAGAGTTCtgcaattgctttttttaagggCAAAAGCATAACTGAAAACGCTGCTGAAGTCAAAAATCACACAGGACAAGAGGAGTGCTGTAATGATGAGGAGAATGAAGACAAATGCCCTGATCTGGTTGACTTGTCAACTTTAAATGAGAAATTCAGGCATTACAG AAGTGAAGAGAGTGCTGAGCACAGAACAAGGACTAAAAGTATCTCATCGGTCAGAAGTGCTGGGAGCTGTTCAACCATTCCACCG